One region of Coraliomargarita parva genomic DNA includes:
- a CDS encoding beta-glucosidase family protein has translation MSAEERFDLVCGIGFCIRGNERLGIPEVIMYDGGQGVNLRPGCDTGPLTQTVSFPCTQQLAATWNRQLARDYAQALGEECRAGGIHVLLAPGINIYRLSQCGRNFEYMGEDPYLTSEFTRIYVTAVQNEGVMATLKHFACNNVEFTRKHSDSRIGDRALNEIYLPAFKAGVEAGVLSVMTGYNQINGEYCGESYHVITELLRERLGFEHLVMSDWNSVTDGQKIAHSGQDLEMPMGAKLKESKEALLGSEQIDRMAMSILRTSLMMGFYDRDQSVPELVERLPAHEQTAYQTALEGIVLLRNENSTLPLKKDGAGKVLVTGNFASVSPLAGKGSGRVEGYNPLPFIDAFARKAGDAQVRYRLHPSDDEITSAETVIVCVGYDYEGEGEDRPFELPEKVEKQIQNLVDLNQRVIVVLCTGGAVRMNWHDQTAAIFQASFCGQRGAEALADLIWGDACPSGRLPYTMEVDFADSPDPDYVPEGLHVSDGRNNVQLPGQAKPPHFTGEWPHRVNYKEGSFVGYRWYAQQGIEPRYWFGHGLSYTQFEYSDLQVKAVDARTWEVSLEIRNVGPMDGAEVVQLYVEPLKPSPRQPMRVLKGFVKVYIAAGASCRARIYFDQDDFHIFDSEGCFQRPSNSEFHLCLGSDYQKIHLRERFDLPK, from the coding sequence ATGTCCGCCGAAGAGCGCTTCGATCTGGTTTGCGGAATCGGCTTTTGCATTCGAGGTAATGAGCGTTTAGGCATTCCTGAAGTCATCATGTATGACGGCGGTCAAGGGGTGAATCTGCGCCCGGGCTGCGATACGGGACCTTTGACCCAGACAGTCTCTTTCCCGTGCACCCAACAACTGGCGGCGACCTGGAACCGTCAATTGGCCCGCGACTACGCTCAGGCGCTCGGCGAGGAGTGTCGCGCCGGAGGCATCCATGTGCTGCTCGCGCCGGGGATCAATATCTATCGCCTCTCCCAGTGTGGGCGGAATTTCGAATACATGGGGGAGGACCCGTATCTGACTTCGGAGTTCACTCGTATTTATGTCACTGCGGTGCAGAATGAGGGGGTGATGGCGACTTTGAAGCATTTCGCCTGTAACAATGTGGAGTTTACCCGGAAGCACTCCGACTCGCGAATCGGTGATCGGGCCCTCAACGAGATTTACTTGCCGGCTTTCAAGGCAGGTGTGGAGGCCGGCGTGCTGTCGGTGATGACCGGATACAACCAGATTAACGGCGAGTATTGCGGTGAGAGTTATCATGTGATCACCGAGCTGTTACGTGAACGTCTGGGCTTCGAGCACTTGGTCATGTCTGATTGGAATTCCGTGACGGACGGGCAAAAGATCGCCCATAGCGGTCAGGATCTGGAAATGCCGATGGGGGCGAAACTGAAAGAGTCGAAGGAAGCACTGCTTGGTTCGGAGCAGATTGATCGTATGGCGATGAGCATCCTACGCACCTCGTTGATGATGGGCTTTTATGATCGCGACCAGTCCGTTCCGGAGCTGGTGGAGCGCTTGCCTGCGCACGAGCAGACCGCCTATCAAACAGCTCTCGAAGGGATCGTGCTCTTGCGTAATGAAAATTCGACCTTGCCGCTTAAAAAAGATGGGGCTGGGAAAGTTCTAGTCACGGGGAATTTTGCGAGCGTGTCGCCGTTGGCTGGCAAGGGCTCGGGGCGGGTGGAAGGTTACAATCCTCTGCCGTTTATTGATGCCTTTGCCCGGAAAGCGGGAGATGCTCAGGTGCGGTATCGCTTACATCCCTCGGATGATGAAATTACTTCGGCGGAAACGGTCATCGTTTGTGTCGGCTATGATTACGAAGGCGAGGGGGAAGACCGCCCCTTTGAATTGCCGGAGAAGGTGGAGAAACAGATCCAAAACTTGGTCGATTTAAACCAACGAGTGATTGTGGTGCTTTGCACGGGGGGTGCCGTTCGCATGAACTGGCATGATCAAACCGCGGCGATTTTCCAGGCCAGCTTTTGTGGTCAGCGTGGAGCGGAGGCTTTGGCTGATCTGATCTGGGGGGATGCTTGTCCCTCGGGCCGACTTCCTTACACGATGGAGGTCGATTTTGCCGATTCACCGGATCCCGACTACGTGCCGGAAGGTCTCCATGTCAGTGATGGGCGTAACAACGTGCAGTTGCCGGGGCAGGCTAAGCCGCCTCACTTTACCGGTGAATGGCCGCATCGTGTGAATTATAAAGAAGGCAGTTTTGTTGGTTATCGCTGGTATGCGCAGCAGGGCATCGAGCCACGCTACTGGTTCGGGCATGGTTTGTCCTATACCCAGTTTGAATACAGCGATCTGCAGGTGAAGGCGGTCGATGCGAGGACCTGGGAAGTTTCGCTTGAGATTCGGAATGTGGGGCCAATGGATGGTGCGGAAGTGGTGCAGCTCTATGTCGAGCCACTAAAGCCAAGCCCCAGGCAACCCATGCGGGTTCTGAAGGGCTTTGTTAAAGTCTATATTGCGGCAGGTGCCAGTTGCCGCGCGCGTATCTATTTCGATCAGGATGATTTTCACATTTTCGATTCGGAAGGCTGTTTCCAACGACCGAGCAATTCCGAATTTCACTTATGTTTGGGGAGTGATTATCAGAAAATCCACCTGCGGGAACGCTTTGACTTACCTAAATAA
- a CDS encoding beta-galactosidase has protein sequence MIQRPFVTFFGCAAVGLLPFLTGCTPELDSHIEARLESKELRGYGEVAGQQETNLYGSVFKITADSVEHAQLTQSKYLSDLQVLPGVSSSTLAVGSTDVTAYQVDGQGYIAALQKGSEVWIFSSDTKEALASNIDGMAGKVANWNSVAQAEVPMWLNRWDKFGFRHYYRAWALPNDSDPQEYDYAKEFAFAEKNERNGFVFWESLNPIDTAEGLTNSAYIQYARDAAREKRLPVGVNIMVGGRGNGWLFNPYRESTQMPMPHYSGSFKKPADNYLGKQGFTSWNAFDFNDVQLGLLQNVIKDYIANDPNVTTILEPHGELRHGEQDIFVEFGPAADAGFRQYLGEKYGDIDSVNDRWGTHYGSFEEVHVPEVASFLGWGDDALDLAGTWKVNYEPLPEGVRLGYGDNTRIYSKVVKTLGAPKAWFAEDFDDSSWLEFEAPATDDILFIQQRPAVIRQTIDVPANWLADKKQVWLYVWDLNRGAGDLAKAYLNGEFVGEDTLVHPRPHWMALEVSDAIRAGENQLSLRLPKAMIAYRIYLSPAAPSYYPNLGKGQNALWVDFVDWNEWSRVETARRSMDMIRQVAPNRPITLMAPDGYASSIVDLARDYGGNFHNTGYMGAFYADYLPSMMRGAGLPFSLEPGGPAKDLEGFKKHLGLYTSEGLQGVDYFIHIGSIMWPDDIREFFETKLKLFKLFGKYHGVKTDVAAFISSRNNAYTSYPWPKDYNKNLKSGYWMWNPLSYLRGLYAGDGLSESSFDAGDAKKYKVILDSNTSIMDESMLEDIERYVLEGGVYVTGPQTGRHSPTEPDTWPISRLTGFKVTYIDQLDEQRGHALTSRKVHPAEGQDVYSGDWTYANGNGLTLEPVAEDVVPLLLWEDGSIAVGMRPLGKGWIIQLGAKFVTTKYNDRLDHRTNVEDPKVRATRALYSQILEWQKVPQVDVAWEPKNELVRARHYETNNGLYDVWTVWNPSDSDTIEGSLRIKSVGADSAYRVVDGQQVALVDGRIELELAPYETQVFLTPRHQLPTAALKWFELQRSWWRSTVEISDTNYQDLGQLKFNIVDLQDDWAFLPLDEGVSVEPMVQPGFDDASWTRKKFDVWSLQPGYESVKHALLRKTFTVPEDWVNGEIELWAHAWYQSTFVGDARLWLDGKLFQDWTSNGIAAANPFGSLKPGSRHTLAVEIKSDSKVAGIRGSVWIRYNPAPLDTIDLSGEWELSPDTMALDKMIKLPGKYAGMSLWREVEVPLAFDGKRVLFSMQRTGSLMGIMINGQWLRRFHHQIGYEIELDITPWIRFGESNRIEAVSMNGPTHGEVKSVQLRIEEPVAHGK, from the coding sequence ATGATACAACGCCCGTTTGTCACTTTCTTTGGCTGTGCCGCTGTCGGCCTGCTGCCTTTTCTTACTGGATGCACTCCTGAACTCGACTCACACATTGAAGCTCGGCTTGAGTCGAAAGAACTTCGAGGCTACGGCGAAGTCGCCGGACAACAGGAGACCAACCTTTACGGCTCGGTCTTTAAAATTACTGCGGATAGCGTCGAGCACGCTCAATTGACCCAGAGTAAATACTTGTCCGATTTACAGGTCTTGCCGGGAGTGTCGAGTTCGACCTTGGCAGTGGGCTCTACGGATGTGACGGCCTATCAAGTCGACGGGCAAGGTTATATCGCTGCCTTACAAAAGGGGAGCGAGGTTTGGATTTTCAGTTCCGATACGAAGGAAGCGCTTGCATCGAATATTGATGGCATGGCCGGCAAAGTAGCGAATTGGAATTCGGTCGCGCAAGCTGAGGTGCCCATGTGGCTGAACCGCTGGGACAAGTTTGGCTTCCGGCACTACTACCGTGCATGGGCCTTGCCGAATGATTCGGATCCTCAGGAATACGATTATGCCAAAGAGTTTGCGTTCGCTGAAAAAAATGAACGCAATGGCTTTGTTTTCTGGGAGAGCTTGAATCCGATCGATACGGCAGAAGGTCTGACCAATAGCGCATATATTCAATATGCGCGTGACGCGGCCCGTGAAAAGCGGCTTCCGGTTGGCGTCAATATCATGGTCGGCGGGCGCGGGAATGGCTGGCTATTCAACCCTTACCGGGAAAGCACGCAGATGCCCATGCCGCACTACAGCGGTAGCTTTAAAAAGCCAGCGGATAACTATTTGGGGAAGCAAGGGTTCACTTCATGGAATGCCTTTGACTTCAATGATGTGCAGCTCGGATTGCTACAAAACGTCATCAAGGACTACATCGCGAACGATCCGAATGTGACCACGATTCTCGAGCCTCATGGAGAACTTCGACACGGGGAACAGGATATTTTTGTTGAGTTCGGTCCTGCTGCGGATGCCGGCTTCCGTCAATACTTGGGAGAGAAGTATGGTGACATCGACTCTGTAAATGATCGATGGGGGACTCATTACGGTTCATTCGAGGAAGTGCACGTGCCGGAGGTGGCTTCCTTTTTGGGGTGGGGTGACGATGCACTCGACCTCGCCGGTACCTGGAAGGTCAATTACGAGCCCTTGCCCGAAGGTGTCCGTTTAGGCTATGGGGACAACACGCGGATCTATTCCAAGGTTGTTAAAACCCTCGGTGCCCCGAAGGCGTGGTTTGCTGAGGACTTTGATGATTCCTCATGGTTGGAGTTTGAGGCGCCGGCTACCGACGATATTTTGTTTATCCAGCAACGGCCAGCTGTCATTCGTCAGACGATCGATGTCCCCGCGAATTGGTTAGCGGATAAAAAACAAGTGTGGCTCTATGTCTGGGATTTGAATCGTGGTGCGGGCGACTTGGCGAAAGCTTATTTGAATGGGGAGTTTGTTGGTGAGGATACCTTAGTGCACCCGCGTCCGCACTGGATGGCATTGGAGGTGAGCGATGCGATTCGTGCCGGGGAAAACCAACTGAGCTTACGCCTTCCGAAGGCGATGATTGCCTATCGTATCTATTTATCGCCGGCTGCACCCAGCTACTATCCGAATCTTGGGAAAGGGCAGAACGCACTCTGGGTCGACTTTGTCGATTGGAATGAATGGTCGCGTGTTGAAACGGCGCGACGCTCGATGGATATGATTCGTCAGGTCGCACCGAATCGACCGATCACCCTGATGGCGCCGGATGGCTATGCCAGTTCGATTGTGGATTTGGCCCGCGACTATGGGGGGAATTTTCATAATACGGGTTACATGGGTGCCTTTTATGCGGATTACTTACCGTCGATGATGCGGGGTGCTGGCTTGCCCTTCAGTCTGGAGCCCGGAGGGCCCGCAAAGGATCTGGAAGGCTTTAAGAAGCATTTGGGGCTCTATACCTCCGAGGGCTTACAGGGGGTCGATTACTTCATCCATATCGGCAGTATCATGTGGCCGGATGATATCCGAGAATTCTTTGAGACGAAGCTCAAGCTCTTCAAGTTGTTTGGTAAATACCACGGAGTGAAAACCGATGTGGCTGCCTTTATCTCTTCACGAAATAATGCCTATACGAGTTACCCATGGCCGAAGGATTACAATAAGAACTTAAAATCCGGCTACTGGATGTGGAACCCGCTCTCCTATCTTCGTGGGCTCTATGCCGGGGACGGGCTTTCCGAATCCTCTTTTGATGCGGGCGATGCGAAGAAATATAAAGTGATTCTGGATTCGAACACCTCGATCATGGATGAGTCCATGCTGGAGGACATCGAGCGCTACGTGCTCGAGGGGGGCGTGTATGTGACTGGCCCCCAGACGGGGCGTCATAGCCCGACGGAGCCGGACACTTGGCCGATTTCACGACTGACCGGATTCAAGGTGACGTATATCGACCAATTGGATGAGCAGCGTGGGCATGCTCTGACCTCGCGTAAGGTGCACCCTGCAGAGGGGCAAGATGTTTACAGTGGTGATTGGACTTACGCGAATGGCAACGGACTGACTCTTGAGCCCGTGGCTGAAGATGTGGTGCCCTTGTTGCTCTGGGAAGACGGCAGTATCGCAGTTGGTATGCGCCCATTAGGAAAGGGCTGGATTATTCAGCTGGGCGCGAAGTTTGTGACGACAAAATACAATGACCGTTTGGACCATCGAACCAATGTGGAGGACCCCAAAGTGCGTGCGACACGTGCGCTCTATTCGCAAATTCTGGAATGGCAGAAGGTGCCGCAAGTCGATGTGGCCTGGGAACCGAAAAATGAACTGGTGCGTGCACGTCACTATGAAACGAATAACGGATTATATGACGTTTGGACGGTATGGAATCCGAGTGATTCCGATACCATTGAAGGGAGCCTTCGGATCAAGAGTGTGGGCGCTGACTCGGCCTATCGGGTCGTGGATGGGCAGCAGGTTGCCCTCGTTGATGGTCGGATTGAACTGGAGTTGGCACCTTACGAGACGCAGGTCTTTTTGACTCCTCGTCATCAGCTACCAACCGCGGCGCTGAAATGGTTCGAACTGCAGCGAAGCTGGTGGCGTTCGACCGTGGAAATTTCCGATACCAACTACCAGGATTTGGGACAACTGAAATTCAATATCGTCGACCTTCAGGACGACTGGGCTTTCCTCCCACTGGATGAGGGAGTTTCGGTCGAGCCGATGGTTCAGCCTGGGTTTGATGATGCTTCATGGACGCGTAAGAAATTCGATGTCTGGAGTCTTCAGCCTGGCTATGAATCCGTTAAGCATGCGCTCTTGCGCAAGACCTTCACCGTCCCGGAAGATTGGGTGAACGGTGAGATCGAGTTGTGGGCGCATGCCTGGTATCAGTCGACCTTCGTTGGGGATGCCCGCCTGTGGCTGGACGGGAAACTGTTCCAGGACTGGACATCGAATGGCATTGCGGCGGCCAATCCTTTTGGCTCACTCAAGCCCGGAAGCAGGCATACGCTGGCTGTCGAGATAAAGAGCGATAGCAAGGTGGCGGGAATTCGTGGTTCGGTTTGGATCCGTTACAACCCGGCTCCATTGGACACGATTGATCTTTCGGGGGAGTGGGAGTTGAGTCCTGATACCATGGCCCTGGACAAAATGATCAAGCTTCCCGGCAAATATGCGGGTATGAGCCTTTGGCGTGAAGTGGAGGTGCCGCTTGCCTTTGACGGGAAGCGTGTGCTCTTCTCAATGCAGCGGACCGGTTCGCTCATGGGCATTATGATCAACGGCCAATGGTTGCGACGCTTTCATCACCAAATCGGCTATGAGATCGAATTGGACATCACGCCTTGGATTCGTTTTGGCGAAAGCAACCGTATCGAGGCAGTTTCCATGAATGGTCCGACCCATGGTGAAGTGAAGTCGGTTCAGCTGCGGATTGAAGAGCCTGTGGCCCACGGGAAATAG
- a CDS encoding sulfatase-like hydrolase/transferase, whose amino-acid sequence MNVIVFFTDQQRHDTVGVHGNPLGLTPNFDRLARAGTFLKNCFTCQPVCTPARASLQTGLYASQVGIEGGAMPDDTETLAHHFNRAGYETGYIGKWHLGGAEPVPEAKQGGYDYWLGANTPEVGSDAYDCRLFDKQGNPVSLPGYRVDAQTDAAIRFVTQERKKPFFLFASYLEPHQQNPQDSYPAPDGYREQYASRWMPPDLAALKGNSDQQIAGYCGMIKRLDEALGRLIDALKSSGQLEDTLIVFASDHACHFRTRSHEYKHSPHESSIRIPSFIHGPGFMSGGEREEMVSLADLPATILEAAGIQIPDTMQGASILPAIRREANELHTEAYVEYDNLVGTGRAIRTKRWKYAVQTDSRVSKGCSCPEEYREAFLYDLEADPWELENLIELDGYRGVAERLKTRLLTRIEAVEGSAPTILSPEAIRPSGQRTLPDELGDL is encoded by the coding sequence ATGAACGTCATCGTCTTTTTTACAGATCAGCAGCGCCACGATACCGTGGGGGTGCATGGGAATCCACTTGGTCTGACGCCTAACTTCGATCGTCTGGCTCGGGCCGGCACATTTCTGAAGAACTGCTTCACTTGCCAGCCTGTGTGCACACCGGCCCGTGCTTCCTTGCAGACCGGATTGTATGCGTCTCAGGTCGGTATCGAAGGAGGCGCGATGCCGGATGATACGGAGACCTTGGCGCATCATTTCAATCGTGCAGGCTATGAGACGGGCTACATTGGCAAGTGGCATCTCGGTGGTGCCGAACCCGTACCTGAAGCGAAACAAGGAGGCTATGATTATTGGCTGGGGGCCAATACGCCGGAAGTGGGTTCCGATGCCTACGACTGTCGCTTGTTCGATAAGCAGGGGAATCCGGTTTCTTTGCCAGGCTACCGAGTGGACGCGCAGACAGATGCAGCCATCCGCTTTGTCACGCAAGAGCGAAAAAAACCATTTTTTCTCTTCGCTTCTTATTTGGAACCGCACCAACAAAATCCGCAGGACTCGTATCCAGCGCCGGACGGTTATCGTGAGCAATACGCTTCCCGTTGGATGCCGCCGGACTTGGCGGCCTTAAAAGGAAATTCCGATCAGCAAATCGCCGGTTATTGCGGTATGATCAAGCGCTTGGATGAAGCGCTGGGCCGTTTGATTGATGCATTGAAAAGCTCCGGTCAGTTGGAGGATACCCTAATTGTATTTGCCAGTGACCACGCCTGTCACTTTAGGACTCGCAGTCACGAATATAAGCATTCGCCCCATGAGAGCTCGATCCGGATTCCTTCTTTTATTCATGGTCCCGGGTTTATGTCCGGTGGTGAGCGCGAGGAAATGGTGAGCCTGGCCGATTTGCCCGCAACGATCCTGGAAGCGGCTGGAATCCAAATTCCGGATACTATGCAAGGTGCTTCCATACTTCCCGCAATTCGCAGAGAAGCGAACGAATTACACACCGAAGCTTATGTCGAATACGACAATCTTGTGGGGACTGGCCGGGCGATCCGAACGAAGCGTTGGAAGTATGCGGTGCAAACGGACAGTCGTGTATCGAAAGGATGCAGCTGTCCCGAAGAATACCGGGAAGCGTTTCTCTACGATTTGGAGGCCGACCCTTGGGAACTTGAAAACCTGATCGAGCTCGACGGTTACCGTGGTGTGGCCGAGCGTTTGAAAACGCGACTCTTAACCCGCATTGAAGCTGTGGAAGGGAGTGCTCCGACCATCCTGAGCCCTGAAGCGATACGGCCGTCGGGGCAACGAACACTGCCAGACGAGTTGGGTGATTTGTAG
- a CDS encoding IclR family transcriptional regulator: MPNNIPNQSVQRTVQILYLLAGQESGLSVRQIADDIGCKPNTAYRLIRSMELEGLIERRTEPIRFTLGSTVAQLHHLNEERHLLSEAGKLLQYYQSRQRRASFVFAEMEGNKFHTRLRTPCERPGVLVRHRETVNALYETSSSLLFMAYANPLLLSKIEQAYPFETYGKPYWESRAELNECLRQTRKRGYCFPHGHSPLGSLVTLSAPVFGPGNEMIAAIGGYISDEPVSQREIKRLIANCRECAEKLSELT, translated from the coding sequence ATGCCCAATAATATCCCAAATCAATCCGTGCAGCGCACGGTGCAGATTCTCTATCTTCTAGCAGGTCAAGAAAGCGGCCTAAGCGTGCGACAGATTGCCGATGACATCGGCTGCAAGCCAAATACCGCCTACCGTTTGATCCGAAGCATGGAGTTGGAGGGACTCATTGAACGGCGGACAGAGCCGATTCGCTTCACCCTGGGTTCGACAGTCGCTCAATTGCACCATCTCAATGAGGAGCGTCACCTACTCAGCGAAGCTGGCAAACTCTTACAATACTACCAATCCCGGCAACGACGGGCCTCCTTTGTCTTTGCCGAAATGGAAGGAAACAAATTCCATACTCGACTCCGAACACCCTGCGAACGCCCCGGAGTTCTGGTTCGTCATAGGGAAACCGTGAATGCACTCTATGAAACCAGTTCCTCCTTACTCTTCATGGCCTATGCCAACCCGCTCCTGCTCAGCAAAATCGAGCAAGCCTACCCCTTCGAGACTTACGGCAAACCCTACTGGGAATCGCGAGCTGAACTGAACGAGTGCCTCAGACAGACCCGAAAGCGGGGCTATTGCTTTCCGCATGGACACAGCCCGCTCGGTTCACTGGTTACACTATCCGCTCCCGTCTTCGGTCCCGGCAATGAAATGATCGCAGCGATCGGCGGATACATCTCCGACGAACCGGTTAGTCAGCGCGAAATCAAACGGCTCATCGCGAACTGCCGCGAATGTGCCGAAAAACTATCCGAGCTGACATAG
- a CDS encoding SGNH/GDSL hydrolase family protein — MNSKIEALKQHIESDERTRILAFGSSNTERRLPGMHWFDCFELALHQRYGAKAHCINTGIGGHTTRDLLGRFESDAAYYKPHAVFITIGGNDCKPEEGLTLEVFETNLTELWRRFDAMGTHVIFQTYYAVMSDGSLRYQNFYRNMDVVRKVAEATGASLIDHLTRWEPLRLQRPELYEPLMDDAFHVNTRGNCVMGLDIARRFGWELRPHLAHWAEAILIQQVMDQLAES; from the coding sequence ATGAACTCAAAGATCGAAGCCTTAAAACAACACATTGAATCAGACGAGCGGACGCGTATTCTCGCGTTCGGATCCTCCAACACCGAACGCCGCCTGCCGGGTATGCACTGGTTCGATTGTTTCGAACTGGCCCTGCATCAGCGTTACGGCGCTAAGGCGCATTGTATCAATACCGGTATCGGAGGGCACACGACGCGGGATCTGTTGGGACGCTTCGAAAGCGATGCGGCCTATTATAAGCCGCATGCCGTTTTCATTACCATCGGTGGCAACGACTGCAAGCCGGAGGAAGGACTGACGCTAGAGGTGTTTGAGACGAATTTGACGGAGCTCTGGCGGCGTTTTGATGCCATGGGCACACATGTTATCTTTCAGACCTACTATGCGGTCATGAGTGACGGCAGTCTACGCTACCAGAACTTCTATCGTAATATGGACGTGGTGCGTAAAGTTGCTGAAGCAACCGGAGCCAGTCTGATCGATCATCTGACGCGTTGGGAGCCGCTCCGTCTACAACGTCCTGAGCTCTATGAGCCCTTGATGGATGATGCCTTCCATGTCAATACTCGCGGCAATTGTGTCATGGGGCTCGATATTGCGCGTCGCTTCGGTTGGGAGCTTCGACCTCATCTCGCCCATTGGGCCGAGGCTATCTTGATCCAGCAGGTGATGGATCAATTGGCGGAAAGCTAG